In a single window of the Flavobacterium sp. W4I14 genome:
- a CDS encoding bleomycin hydrolase (product_source=KO:K01372; cath_funfam=3.90.70.10; cleavage_site_network=SignalP-noTM; cog=COG3579; ko=KO:K01372; pfam=PF03051; superfamily=54001): MINYTKISVIGLALSLSISATYAQDNLVNSLKNNQSENSASSFKFTEVINLANTPVQNQGSSGTCWSYSTNSFLESEMIKAGKQPVTLSQLFSARNAYVEKGKNYVRMHGAVSLGDGGALHDVINMYRKYGAVPQEVYTGLNYGTKINKTAELGDIEKGVLEAVVKNANGELTPNWLKAYTGVIDAYLGAVPENFTYNGKKYTPKTFAQEVVGLNADNYVELSSFNDHPFYSKFTLLVPDNWSFDQVYNVKVNELTDIIDNALKGGYTVAWATDVSEKNFSWKNGVAFVPQTPFADMTVKQKADMFNGPQPEMEITQENRQLAFDNYQTTDDHGMHIVGLAKDQTGKEYYIVKNSWGASNDYKGYLYVTKNYVKYKTTAILLNKAGIPSAISKKLAL, encoded by the coding sequence ATGATCAACTACACAAAAATCAGTGTGATTGGTTTGGCTTTGTCGTTATCTATATCGGCGACTTATGCACAAGACAATCTCGTTAATTCTTTAAAAAACAACCAAAGCGAAAACAGTGCTTCTTCTTTTAAATTTACTGAAGTAATTAACCTGGCCAATACACCAGTTCAGAATCAAGGATCTTCAGGAACCTGCTGGAGCTATTCTACCAACTCATTCTTAGAATCGGAAATGATTAAAGCGGGTAAACAGCCCGTAACGTTATCTCAGCTTTTTTCAGCCCGTAACGCTTATGTAGAAAAAGGTAAAAATTACGTGCGTATGCACGGTGCGGTTTCATTAGGCGATGGCGGTGCTTTGCACGATGTAATCAACATGTACAGAAAATACGGTGCAGTTCCGCAAGAGGTATACACGGGATTAAATTATGGCACTAAAATAAATAAAACTGCAGAACTTGGCGATATTGAAAAAGGTGTTTTAGAAGCTGTTGTAAAGAATGCAAATGGCGAGTTAACCCCAAACTGGTTAAAGGCTTATACTGGTGTAATTGATGCTTATTTAGGTGCTGTACCAGAAAACTTCACCTACAATGGCAAAAAATATACGCCAAAAACTTTCGCTCAGGAAGTAGTGGGTTTAAATGCCGATAACTATGTAGAACTTTCATCGTTCAACGATCATCCCTTCTATAGCAAATTTACTTTATTGGTACCTGATAACTGGTCTTTCGATCAGGTTTATAACGTTAAAGTAAACGAGTTAACCGACATCATCGATAACGCTTTAAAAGGTGGCTATACTGTTGCATGGGCTACAGATGTAAGCGAAAAAAACTTCAGCTGGAAAAACGGTGTTGCTTTTGTTCCACAAACACCTTTCGCAGATATGACAGTGAAACAAAAAGCAGATATGTTTAACGGCCCGCAGCCAGAGATGGAAATTACGCAGGAGAACCGTCAGCTTGCTTTCGACAACTACCAAACAACTGATGATCATGGTATGCACATTGTTGGTTTAGCCAAAGATCAAACAGGTAAAGAATATTATATCGTTAAAAACTCTTGGGGAGCAAGTAACGATTATAAAGGATATTTATACGTAACCAAAAACTATGTAAAATATAAAACAACGGCAATTTTATTAAACAAAGCAGGTATTCCATCTGCAATTTCTAAAAAATTAGCTTTGTAA